One window from the genome of Fundulus heteroclitus isolate FHET01 unplaced genomic scaffold, MU-UCD_Fhet_4.1 scaffold_625, whole genome shotgun sequence encodes:
- the LOC110367877 gene encoding zinc finger protein 239-like: protein MEEEASSIQQLYNQRRRSSHDQEEAEPQWSEEEQMEPYPSLIEEQGEPEPTLIKEENVGPDCPRLQHEQPDPENLATRQDQEDVCSSQEGEQRIQKQSVALMETFTLQEHGDPKIEQLSFHITPLLQTKDQEGSSSTGSESQSHTDTKKMYLKCDVCGKSWKNKSQLEKHYRTHTREKPFSCQTCGKSFTQLSHLNSHTRTHTGERPFSCQTCEKRFTHLGDLNVHMRTHTGKRPFSCQTCEKSFTQLGALKAHTRSHTGERPFSCQTCGKCFAQVGALNVHKRTHTGETPFTCQICGKKFTQLGSLKVHTRGHTGEKPFSCQVCGKSFNQGGCFKCTQENSHR, encoded by the coding sequence CATGACCAGGAGGAAGCAGAACCTCAGTGGTCTGAAGAGGAACAGATGGAACCATATCCTTCTCTGATTGAAGAACAGGGGGAACCAGAACCTACACTgattaaagaagaaaatgtggGGCCAGATTGTCCAAGGCTTCAACATGAACAGCCAGATCCAGAAAATTTAGCAACTAGACAAGACCAGGAGGATGTCTGCAGCAGTCAGGAGGGAGAGCAGCGTATCCAGAAGCAGTCCGTTGCTCTAATGGAGACCTTTACTCTTCAGGAACATGGAGACCCAAAAATTGAGCAGCTTTCCTTTCATATCACTCCTTTACTTCAGACCAAAGACCAAGAAGGAAGCAGCTCCACTGGGTCAGAGAGTCAGTCTCATACTGacacaaagaaaatgtatttaaaatgtgatgtttgtggAAAGTCTTGGAAGAACAAGAGTCAAttggaaaaacattacagaaccCACACTAGAGAGAaacctttttcttgtcagacatgcGGTAAAAGTTTCACTCAGCTGAGTCATTTAAACAGTCACACAAGAACCCACACAGGTGAAAGACCcttttcttgtcagacatgtgAAAAACGTTTCACTCATTTGGgtgatttaaatgttcacatgaGAACCCACACAGGTAAAAgacctttttcttgtcagacatgtgaaaaaagtttcactCAACTGGGTGCTTTAAAAGCTCACACCAGGAGCCACACGGGGGAAAGGCCTTTTTCTTGTCAAACATGTGGTAAATGTTTCGCTCAAGTGGGCGCTTTAAATGTTCATAAGCGGACCCACACAGGTGAGACTCCTTTTACTTGTCagatatgtggaaaaaaatttaCTCAGCTGGGTTCTTTAAAAGTTCACACCAGAGGCCACACAGGGGAGAAGCCTTTTTCTTGTCAAGTATGTGGTAAAAGTTTCAATCAAGGGGGGTGCTTTAAATGCACACaagagaactcacacaggtga